The genomic DNA TATGAAATAAAGTGGCTAAGCTTAGATAGGTGTTGGCTTTCcctatactgtatttccatgcaaAAGACAGTTGAGGACACTGATGGAAGACTAAATGGGTTTACATAGCTTAAAAATGTGTGCAGATCAACCATTTGTCTGAGAAAGGCCAATCAGAGCAAGAGAAAAGAGAGTCAAAGTCAAAAAAGTTAGTTACTATTTTAATGGCATGTCTGTTTAACTAGAGAAATATGTATAAAACTCCACTCAGCACTAaccctcagaaaaaaaaatagaaattaagAACCAGAAGTTATTTTTTAGATGAGAGTTCCAAGAAGTTGCTCTAcagttctgtgttttttgtggTGCTAGTCAAAAATGCGGTCAGGGGAGCCTGAAAAAGGAGACCTTGTTTCTGCTCTTATCCTGAACTTGATGACATTATAACTGGTCTCAACTCCATATGTCACTCCTCTCACTCAAATACTTTCAGATCAAAAAGTGCACATCTGGTGGCTTTAAGAATGACCTCTTTAGAAAGAAGAATAATTTTCCTACAGTTTGGTGGTAAAATGATGACTAGAGTGAAAATTGTAGAATCAACCAGCAGGTTGAAGGGAAATTTTTTAAGAAGAATCTTTCTGCTTCTTCCACTCTATCAGCTAATTTGTCTAATCTAGTGCTCCTAGTCACTTGAATGAGGAGGGAGTTTTGTGATTTATTGCaaaaaactgttaaataatTTGAAAACAGTAAACCTTATGCTAAAACTGTATAGAAACAGTGATCTCACAGCTTATTCGGTGCAAGAGTGGTCTCTACGATAACTGGTGTGGGAGGCGATACATACCaaggaagaaaaataataataaagaacttAGCCAAGCATAACATAGACTTGGATTGTTTGCTTTGCAACAGTCCCACtctcctatgtatttttaatgtattttaatttttaatgtttatgagATCAACCTGCACATTAACCAGTGTATGAGTACAGTATCCTTTTTCCtattaaataaattcaaaaactgactGTAATTTAAgaattcatgtgttttttgtatgctttgtgtctgtgtgccaaGAGTGGCATATCATTGGAGGTCTTCTTTGTTGTTTCCTTGCCAAACATGTGTTCCTTCGTTGTCTGCAGAGAGATTTCTCAATGCGTGAAACCATGTTCTGCTTAGAAAGTCCATATTTGAGGATCAGTCTCCTGCTGGATTTATATCTGAAAAACATATCGAACAAGTGATTTACTCCAGAATTGAAAGTTtggggaaacaaaacaaaagtaaacaatTGTCTGGCCTAAATACTATGTGACATTAAAGTGCTGACATGACTGAATTTTACTCAGTTACCAATTTTGGGGGGGTTTAAGCTTTCAAGTTGTCTCTGAGTAATTTTcacttgctctttttttctctggaagacattcattaaaaacataaaattgtcttttataacaaataaaatgcacaaaataagaGCTCAGCAGAATAAACTGTGGCATTTTAATAACTATTTAAATAACTGAGGAAGATGGCACAGCGGAGCTGTGCAGCGGCTTCTTGAGCTCCCAGTGTTAAGCCCAACACCAATGTTTTTCAGACTATTTTTCCTACTGGTTCTGAAACTTTCATCACAATAAGGGAAGGTTCGGCCACTACAGCAACAGTGCCTCACCAACTCAGAGCTAGTGGTGTAGCAGAGTGCAGCTGCTAAAGAGCAAGAGCAAGTGCTGTGCATCAAAGCAGAAGCAGGGCAAGCAAGGCGGTCGGCTAGCTAGGCTACAAGCTAATGCGAACAGACCACCAATCCTGTCCCTGTTCCTGGCCAATGTCCGCTCCCTGGACAACAAGCTGGACCTTCTACGGCTGAGGCTGAGTGTTACCCTTTAGATGAGGAACTGTGCGGTACTTTGCCTGATGGAAAAACGGCTAAACAGCAACATGCCTGAGTCTGCTTTTCAGATCGATGGCCAGCTGCTCTTCCTTGCAGACCGCAACCAGCTATCAGGGAAACCCCATGGGGACGACTTATGTGTCTACATAAACGAAGGTTGGAGTACAAACTGTAGTGTGGTAAACAGCCATTGCTCGGAGGCAGAACACCTGACTGTTAAATGTTGGCCACATTATCTGCCTCGCAAGCTTGTGGTGGTGTTTGTCAtggctgtttacatcccgctgGGTGCTAACACTAACGAGGCACTGAAGGAGCTACACAACATCATCAGAACCTGGAGGCATTTTATGTGGTagcaggggactttaaccacatAAACCTGACAGACATTCTGCCAAAGTTTCACCAGCATGTCACCATACCATCACAGGGAAATAACACACTGGACCATGTTTACACCAATAAATAAGATGCATACAGACACATCCCCCACCCCGGCCTCTCTGATTATGTTAGTCCCAGCCTATCATTCCCTGCTGAGACGCTCCAGACCAACAAAGAAGACCATCACTGTGTGGCCAAGTGATGCTGCCTCTGTACTGCAGGATTGTTTCCAGTGTACAGACTGGCAGGTCTTAAGGGAGGCTGCTGTCTGTGAGGGAAGGGTGGAGGACTATATATCTGCTGCCCTCAGATATATAAGCAAGTGTGTTGGGGATGTTACCACCACCAGGACTGTGACGTGCTACCCAAACCAGAAACCCTGACTGGATCCAGAGATTCGCTCTCTGCTGAAAGCAAGGGATGCTGCCTTCACACTCAGGAGGGCAGAAAAGAGCTGACTGCTGGTGTAAAGAGGGTCACATATGTGCAGAAAATCCAGGGACTCTTCTCCCAGGATCTACATAGCATGTAGAAGGGCATTAAGTGCATCACAGACTATAACTTCAGAGATGTACAATGCCCTAGGGACCCCCTCTCTACCTGACGCTCTCAACAGGTTCTACGCTCGCTTCGAGGACCCCACCACCCCCTCCAGCATCAGACTCACCCCACCACCCAGAGAGAAGCCCCTCAGTGTGACCCCAGCAGAGGTGAGGAGGATCCTACAGAGGATTAATCCCCGCAAAGCTGCTGGCCCAGACAACATCCCTGGGCAGGTTCTaagggactgtgcagaccaaCCCACGGGGGTGTTGACTGACATTttcaggaggctgaggagcattacaagcaggaccaccagactgagAAACATCTTCTTCCctgaagctgtaagactgttgAATTATGGTGGGGCTGTGTAGCTGCAATGCTCTCCCACTATCAATCCttgcacacactcatgctgctgctgctgctgctgctgtcactgctgtggcaccacATGTCACTGCCTTGGCCTTTATTCCATATCTTAAACTGTCTATTccatattgtttatttttatatttattatattcattTGGTTTATCTTGGAAGGTACACATGTCACGTGTGTATGTTTTAACCAGCTGACCAGTTGCCCGAATCTCTCTCTGCAATCTTTTCAATTTGAGCATTGGACTTCTAAAGTCAATGATACTCAAAATAATTGTCCTATCACCCTCCAGACACCAAATAAGAACTTTTGGCTTCCTTCCAAGCCTCACAATAAGCCCAGTACCTTGGAATATTGAGATAGTTTGACATCAACAAAGTAAACTGGGGCCTTTAGCCATCCAGCTCGACATTTGAGTGTTGATTCATAGAGCGTTTCATTCTTTACTTTCACTGTTGTCCTTCAAAACAAGACCTGAGATCAGAACCTACACGTTCCCAGGTTGTCCTCTAAGGGCCTGAACTCTCCAAACTGACAGTTAAGTTTGGACTCTAAAGAACATACTGCCATTTCaagcctctttctttctttgagtaCTTTTCAGTGGCTCATTGGACTACCAAAGATTGGCACTCTCATACAGGCTTGAACTTAACTCTGAAGACTTTTATTGAAGACTTCTAGTATGTTGTCTTTTGACTTGAAAACTTCATCTCATCTTGTCTCAGGATCAAACCCAGAAGCTTGGCATAGGGAGACAGTGCTCTTAAACATTATGAGGCTGCAGGAAAGTGTTGACTAGAAGATTCTGAAAGCTTTTCTGCCTTTGATAAGTTAGTGATACATTGTATCAATCCTTACCCTAGACTAAATAAATTCTAAGGACAACAAAGACAAGATGACAAAATGCGAAAGACGATTatcaataaattatttaatgttGAAATACACACATAAATAGTTATATAAGAAGTTCaatcacctcacagcaagagggtcctTGGTTAAAATCCACcagtggagtttgcatgttctcccagttCCTGTATGAGTTCCCTCTGGGCTTCCTGCCACAGTCCgaggacatgcatgttaggttaattggagatTATAAACTGGCCAGTGTGCATGTGGGAATGGCTGTCCACATCTCTGTGTTAACCCAGcaatagactggcaacctgtccagtaGCTACTGCAACATATCCAAATCAATGCTAACATCTGTAACATCCTGATTTTTCAGATAAAATACACATATAAAAACTTTCACTCTAAAAATATTGCACTGGAAACATTCAGTCAACACAACCTTGCTTGCTTTGTAGAATAATTGCTCCCAAAAATGTAAGCAAGTCTTACTTCAGTTATTGCAGTTTTCCAAAATGTTTGATCTCTTTGGTTTGGTTtcaggacacacaaacactgcagctgAGGAAAACATGCATTCAACCATCAGTGTTTATTTTCACACAGTGCTTTTGGCAGCACTTTGCCAATCTCTTTAGCACAGACATGTTTAATGTTCAAAACCAACCACATCCCCTGTGGGGCCTCTTAATTATAATATCTCTGTGTGATTCACTTCAAGGTTGTGGGATTCTTTTACACAATGTTTCTGAATAGATGTCTAAACAAGGTCAAATGTGTGTAGTGAAGGATTTTAGTGACTTTCTTTGGTTTGACCACAGTGGGCTTTGGGAGATCCTGAAAGCTGGCATCTGAACTGATCTTTGTACCTGTATGGTAGAAGAGCATAGTTACTAACCataaaaaggcttaaataaTGATTCTCTGCTTCTTTAAATGCTTAAATGCTGTTTGTTCAACACATGACCCACTGATGAGCAGCCCAGAACACCCTAGAAGACAGCCTACCAAACTCTTTCTGCTTGGCTGCAATGTAAATGATAAATTTGATCAACTTCAACCAGTAAAGTAGTTTACTTGTGTTACAAACTGAACATTTGAAGTTGATTAGCTTTGCCTGACAGGTAGAAGGCTATCTTTCTGTATTTTAGGGGAAGATGTAGTGGTTCTGGGAACTAATTCATACTAGGGACCTAAAGAGTCAGGATATCTCTATCTGTTGTTAAAATATACCTCTGTTATGGAGGTGCCGATTTAAGgttgcataataataataaaaaaacatttaaaatgctaaCTGCAGTAAATGTTTATAGCCATAGACATTGATTGAATACAGAGATTTTTCACATGTataaatgctttcattttgttacaatgaaaattttatatctgttatacttctgcctttttttcttctccattaCAGAAAATGGTGGCTGTACCCCTCCATTCTTTCTATCTTCTCATCACAGTGTTCCAGCTATGTTTACTATACCTCGCTCATGGTGGGGTGTATTATGGACATAAACAGCCACCTCAACAGCCCCAGCCTTTGCCACAACATGATGGATATCCACAGCAACAGTTTATGGAGAATGACATGCCAATACTTCCTCAATATGGGAAAGAGATTCCTCAACTGCCTTTGCACATGAGTAAAGAGAGACCACTGACAGATGGCAAAGGTGAATTCAATAAGTTTGTGAAAAATTCCTTTTAGCTACTGTATGTTGTCTGATTACTGTTGTTAGTAAAATAACAACATGCTTGCTGTAAATCAAAAACATCTGCACTGaggtttttaaacatttaaccaAAAGGTGATTTTTACATAATTTATGTGTATATATTCTAATAACACATTAACTGAACCAAATTCTTTGCTGTTTTCAATGACTAACTCCTTTTTTTCTAAAAGGTGCAGTCAAATCCTATTATAGCTTCAGAGGACTTGATATAAAAGTGACAAGATATTAACTTGAGTGCTTACAGAAATCACCATTAATCACCTTAAAAGGTCATCTATTTTCAAATGCTACTCTATTCATTTAATGACAAAATTATAAACAAGTAGAACAATCATCACAAATGTCActttttcttaaatgttttcaCAAACAAATCAGTGTCCTTGTTATTAAAAAGTTTGCAATCAGATATATGATCATATCATATTCAAATTTTATTAAGTGGGTCAGCACTTACCTCTTTCAATATCATCCTTGACAGGACAAACCTTTCCCAGAGGAGCTAAAGGTCCACGCCCTCCTGTTCCAGGGGTAAAAGGTCTCCCACAGGGACTGGAAGGAATTCAGGGTCCCCCAGGACCAACTGGACCACCAGGACCACAAGGCCCTCCTGGGCTACCAGGCCAGGCATTACCAGGTTTACCAGGAAAGCCAGGGCCTCCTGGTCCTCCTGGCTACCCAGGAATTGGAAAACCTGGTGTGCCAGGATTGCCAGGAAAACCTGGAGGACCTGGATTACCAGGATCAAAAGGTGACCTTGGTCCTAGTGGTGATGTAGGAGTAAATGGACCTCCTGGGCCTCCAGGACTCCCAGGTCCCACAGGACTTCCCGGGATTCCAAAAGCAGGAGGTCAAGGACTACCAGGACAGCCAGGTCCTCTAGGGGAGCCTGGCCCAAAAGGTCTGCCTGGGCTTCCTGGTCCTCCAGGCCCCAAAGGAGACAAAGGACTTGGTCTACCTGGTTTTCCAGGCTTGAAAGGACCTGGTGGACCACCAGGTCCAGCTGGACAGGGGGGCATCCCTGGCATTGGTAAACCTGGCATGAATGGTCTTCCTGGACAACCAGGAATACCAGGAAAGCCTGGTCCTCCTGGAGAACCAGGACTAGCAGGGGCACCTGGTGAAAGAGGCCAACCAGGACCACCAGGCATACCAGGAATTGGAAAACCAGGAAAAGATGGTTTCAGAGGGCAACCAGGGCTTTCTGGAGGGAAGGGGGAACCAGGCCTCCCTGGTTTCCCAGGGAACCCAGGCTTGCCAGGTTATGGTAAACACGGATTTCCGGGACCTAAGGGTCATAAGGGACATGCTGGTCTTCCCGGGGCACCAGGTCCAAAAGGTGATAAAGGTCATGATGGTCTCACAGGTGTTGTTGGTCCCACGGGACCAAGTGGAATACCTGGCCCACCGGGTCCAATAGGCCTTCCTGGTAGTCTCGGCTTCCCAGGACTAAAGGGGGATGATGGTACTATAGGACCAAGAGGAAATCCAGGAGTGAAAGGTCAAATAGGGCCTCCAGGCCTTCCAGGACAATCCGGTAGATCAGGAGAGGGTGGACAACCAGGACCAAGAGGTATACAAGGGCCCATTGGTCCAAAAGGAGAAGCTGGCATTAGGGGTTTACCTGGTGTGCCAGGTACTGCAGGATTAACAGGACTAAGAGGAGAAGTGGGACAGCCTGGAGAAAAAGGCCCTCAGGGACCACAAGGTATTCCAGGGCTTGCAGGACCAGGGGGCCCAATTGGACCTCCTGGGCTTCCTGGGCAAAAAGGCGATATAGGCTTACCAGGTAAACCTGGCTACCCTGGTGAGGGGGCTCAAGGACCCCCTGGTCATGTTGGCCCTCAAGGTAACCCTGGTCCCAGTGGTCCTCCAGGACTCCCAGGGCAACCAGGACAACCTGGACCCCCTGGCCCTCCTGGTCTACCTGCCGCATTTCCTGACCTTGGACAGATCCTCCCTATGACTGGTCCATACAGTGGCCAAAAACAAGGTTACAAGAACCCAAATGGAGGTGAGATTGGAGGAAATGGCCCTGAGATGCCTGCGTTCACAGCTAAGCTCACCAATCCATTCCCTCCTGTTGGCTCTCCTGTCATCTTTGATAAACTCCTGCACAACGGCAATCAGGACTACAGTCCCCAAAATGGTATTTTTACCTGTAGCATACCAGGGATCTACTACTTTTCTTACAACGTACACTGCAAAGGAGGCAATGTGTGGGTGGCACTGATGAAAAACAATGAGCCAGTAATGTACACATACGATGAGTACAAAAAGGGCTTACTGGATCAGGCTTCAGGGAGTGCAGTACTCCCGTTAAGAAAAGGAGACACTGTGCATATACAGCTACCATCGGAGCAGGCAGCAGGACTTTATGCTGGTCAGTATGTCCACTCCACGTTTTCTGGATACTTACTGTAcataatgtaataaaatataaaaaaggtgAGAATAATGGCACAAATTTGACCATAATGTTAGTAAAACTACTTCAGACTCAAGGTATAATGTAGGTCAAGTTAAACGGATTACATCTAGAGGTGGAATaatattcttttttattattattattataacaacACTATATGCACTACAAGTGTATTTACTTACAAATGAATATCAGAAAGAGAAATTATAAAATAATGGTcaaaatatgtatataaatgtaaTGATTAATCACTTGGGTTTTGGCTATGATAAGCAGAAAGCAAAAATTCCTAGAAGGGTTTCTGCTTGTTGGAAGCAGAGGTCAAAAGTACACATATTTCCGTTGTCCTAATTATGCATATATTCTTATATCCATCTACAGACAGTATATCATGGCTTCTAATAACTCCTCATACATTGAATCTTTATGCTGAAGATTTACAGTCTACTTTTATTCACTTGACAGGACAGCAGTTTCTGCTCTACAATTATAAACTGCATACTAGGCACATATGACCCAATCACTTTATTTTACTCAGTTATAACATATAGTTGGGTTATGTATTAGGGTTTATCGTGTAATTGTtaagttatttttaaactttttgtgttattttggaACATTGAGCTTTTTAATATGAAAAGATTGTCATGTCCATTTTACCACACATATTCATCTAACTGGAAATTAACCATTGGTTGAGTATTTTTATCACACCCTATATCAGTCTCaaaaaagaacagcaaaaacactTGTTAGTTTTGTCCACAGTTTTTGGATTATTTCCCTTTGtcatagttttgttttgttttttgttttgtttttttttggttttctttttttttgtaataaatattAACTGAAAGGTATGTGTGACTTTGTCAGTATTCTctgtaatttatttgttttactacTGATTACTTggatttgtcttttttgttgaACAAATGTTGAATCCATTCCAAAATCCAGGACACATCAAATATTCATGCCCATTCATATTAATGtactagttttttgtttgtttgtttgttttactttgttttttggggggggggttgtattttgcttttttcaaAACTGAGGAtaagccattttggtgtgactttctttaaaaaaatgttcctaATATTCCTTTATTTTTGGACAAAAACTGTGCCATAAATATGtgaatttttgtctttgttgttttttcctggCTAGATCAtggtttaataaaaaatgtttaaaaatttgGTCCTGACCTAATTAATAATGCTTTCACCTATGGAAAGTAGAAATTTGTGTTCTGTAGATTTCTACTGCAACAATAATAgtcaacaaaaataataaaaataaaatgtaatcaaCTGCTTAATCAACACTGCAAAATTGAGCACAGCACTGCAATAAATAATCACATCTACAGTAATTGCATAAAACTGATCCCAAACCAAACATATATTCACTAAGTTTTGATTTGGTAAgtgctggccactttattagttacaccttgctagtactagTGGATAGACCCAGGATTTAGACccaggtggggggggggggggggggggggctctgctgggtgttgGGCGGTTCTCGGGCGCCTGCATTCGTGGCTTGTGCGGGGCGTGgggttggctgctcattgcctctggctctctggactctttgACCGTGGAGGGGTCCGTCTGAGGTcgccctccttcctcctctggggtgtgtgcgcagttgccatcgggatgtgtggcctctcgtCTTCTGAGGTCCTGGTGGGCTGTTGATAGGCCGCGTCCCCTGGGGCCTTCCctgttcgcctctggatcacggggggcgtgattgcagtttcttgcccccaTTGGTGAGtccgttccatgacagaggcacatacacacattatttgcAAACAACAgcaggactgtgtgtgtgtgtgtgtgtgtgtgtgtgtgtgtgtgtgtgtgtgtgtgtgtgtgtgtatgtgtgtgtgtgtgtttgtgtgtatatgtatgtgcatgtgtagatatgtggatgtgtatgtatatgtgtggatatcattctttgattattcttttctcaccgttgttttgttttttttgttttttttttttttctttcttttttttctcttttctttttttttcttttctctttctcactccttttcctaccctttcctttctgcctgtcaggcctggtgtaaataaataaaataaaataaaaatacaaacattaacaagattAGCCTATtggaaaacttacagagctattcttggaaaagcaaatctGTTTGGTACACCAAagcattcggatcatattccgattgcgaaaactgctagacatgacaggctttaaaaaaaaaaaaaaaaaaaaaaactaacttaaCTTAACCGGTTAACTTAAGTTGATAACCATTGTTTATGGTGATCACCAGTGTTAGGCTAAGTTAATCCAGATAACTCAAAGATACTCTGGGTATGTTGAGCTTGCTTCGTAGTGCAGGTCCCTGGTTTCCAAAGAAAATCCAAATACATGAAAAGCTGaaaggtgtgttttattgtgttaactaattattgtggaaaataaaaatcagagtgATTAAgtggtcattaaaatgtgttcagatttgGCAAAGTGATGATGATTCATCTCATAAATCATGACACACTGCTCTCCCCTACATAAGCAACATTTATAAGTTAAAAGTATCGGTATCGATATTGGTATCGgcaatactggccctgtatttacttgtatCAGATCGATACCAAAATTTGCAGTATTGCACACCACTATGAAGAAGCCCTTCAGCTGAGTGGTGAAGCGTATTCAAGAAACTTAAAAGAAGTTGCTCCAGAGACTTTGGGGTGTTGTTTGTTCAGAGTGGTCATTGGAGTTACTTTCCCAGCATCtaaaaaatcttttcttttttttttttcggagggggggggtgtctttgtaaaccctagagatggttgtgtaggaaaatcccagtagatctgcagtttctgaaatacttcgGTCAGCCTGTCTAACACCAAGAACcataccacattcaaagtcaccttTCTCCActattctgatgctcactttgaacttcagcagttcatcttgaccatgtctgcatgccaaaatgtactgagttgctgccatatgattggctgattaaatatttgggtTAAAGAGCGCTTTAACCGCTGTACCTAAAGTGGGGAGCGGGGCTGTGACTGCAGTGGTGTTAGGTCACACATACAAAAGACTGAACGCATCACAGCTGCCTTAATACTGTTAACACGTGATGCACCGCTGCACAGGAAAAGGAGGGAACAAGAAAAGATAAAGACCAATGAGCGTGTGTAACGTCATGCATTCTGTCTGTCCATCATCTCTCCTTCCTTGTATGAAGCTAGTCAGGTAGCTCCTCTGTAGCGGCTGTTAACCAGTTCTTTAACGGCTAAATGCTTTTTTCGtacagcagaaaataaaaggTAAGCGCCACGATA from Archocentrus centrarchus isolate MPI-CPG fArcCen1 chromosome 2, fArcCen1, whole genome shotgun sequence includes the following:
- the LOC115797564 gene encoding collagen alpha-1(VIII) chain-like — protein: MVAVPLHSFYLLITVFQLCLLYLAHGGVYYGHKQPPQQPQPLPQHDGYPQQQFMENDMPILPQYGKEIPQLPLHMSKERPLTDGKGQTFPRGAKGPRPPVPGVKGLPQGLEGIQGPPGPTGPPGPQGPPGLPGQALPGLPGKPGPPGPPGYPGIGKPGVPGLPGKPGGPGLPGSKGDLGPSGDVGVNGPPGPPGLPGPTGLPGIPKAGGQGLPGQPGPLGEPGPKGLPGLPGPPGPKGDKGLGLPGFPGLKGPGGPPGPAGQGGIPGIGKPGMNGLPGQPGIPGKPGPPGEPGLAGAPGERGQPGPPGIPGIGKPGKDGFRGQPGLSGGKGEPGLPGFPGNPGLPGYGKHGFPGPKGHKGHAGLPGAPGPKGDKGHDGLTGVVGPTGPSGIPGPPGPIGLPGSLGFPGLKGDDGTIGPRGNPGVKGQIGPPGLPGQSGRSGEGGQPGPRGIQGPIGPKGEAGIRGLPGVPGTAGLTGLRGEVGQPGEKGPQGPQGIPGLAGPGGPIGPPGLPGQKGDIGLPGKPGYPGEGAQGPPGHVGPQGNPGPSGPPGLPGQPGQPGPPGPPGLPAAFPDLGQILPMTGPYSGQKQGYKNPNGGEIGGNGPEMPAFTAKLTNPFPPVGSPVIFDKLLHNGNQDYSPQNGIFTCSIPGIYYFSYNVHCKGGNVWVALMKNNEPVMYTYDEYKKGLLDQASGSAVLPLRKGDTVHIQLPSEQAAGLYAGQYVHSTFSGYLLYIM